A genomic window from Oceanobacillus timonensis includes:
- a CDS encoding ABC transporter ATP-binding protein — MKENIVSVQHITKKVKRRTLLQGIQFQVEKGEICGLLGPNGAGKTTLLRVLTGLIQPNEGDIFIQGNSIIKNRQEGLSKIGAIIENPIFFPYMTGRENLYNLALLHPQLTKQTRKKKVDDVLQIVQMEGRADDKVRTYSLGMKQRLGIAQALLGDPSLLVLDEPANGLDPMGIRELRELILRLNEEYRMTILISSHLLDEIQRICDQLVVIKEGNVLWSGPMENLAREGQQLEDAFVELVSR, encoded by the coding sequence ATGAAGGAAAATATAGTATCTGTACAACATATAACAAAAAAAGTAAAACGGAGAACGCTGCTTCAAGGCATTCAATTTCAGGTTGAAAAAGGTGAAATTTGTGGTTTACTTGGCCCTAATGGAGCTGGAAAAACAACCTTGCTGCGAGTACTTACTGGATTAATTCAGCCTAATGAGGGAGATATTTTTATTCAAGGAAACAGCATCATTAAAAATCGCCAGGAGGGGCTTTCTAAGATTGGCGCAATCATCGAAAATCCAATTTTCTTTCCTTATATGACAGGAAGAGAAAATTTATATAATTTGGCTTTGCTTCATCCACAACTAACAAAGCAAACGCGGAAAAAGAAGGTAGATGACGTGTTGCAAATCGTTCAAATGGAGGGTAGAGCCGATGATAAGGTGCGGACATATTCATTAGGAATGAAGCAGCGGCTTGGGATTGCGCAAGCTTTATTAGGAGATCCTTCTTTACTGGTACTGGATGAGCCGGCCAATGGACTGGATCCGATGGGGATTCGGGAGTTAAGAGAGCTGATTTTAAGGTTGAATGAGGAGTATAGAATGACGATTCTTATTTCCAGTCATTTACTGGATGAAATTCAGCGGATCTGTGATCAATTGGTTGTTATTAAAGAAGGCAACGTATTATGGTCTGGACCGATGGAAAACTTGGCAAGGGAAGGGCAGCAGTTAGAAGATGCCTTTGTGGAGCTGGTTTCCCGATGA
- a CDS encoding glycine betaine ABC transporter substrate-binding protein, translating to MWKSNKILGLLAIFMFITVLAACGNSNSDSNAESNGIDLGEENIALGTDDYVSNTVNTYTAKLLLEEIGYNVQVNQTDVGVQYTGLSDGATDVIVGAWLPYTHGNYWDEYEDDLEKIATVTEEVELGLAVPAYMEDIDSIEDLRDNKNNIGEQLEWDITGISPGAGQMNLMENEVIPGYDLNDWTLLESSGAAMAASLSDAIDKEEPIVVTLWTPHWTFNEFDLKILDDPENAFGDPDDVFSVSRTGFEEDSPAAHQLISQFHITKEDTQEMMLSVQEGMDPEDAAQQFLDENPDLKEEWLEGFN from the coding sequence ATGTGGAAATCAAACAAAATTTTAGGATTATTAGCTATTTTTATGTTTATCACCGTATTAGCAGCATGCGGCAACAGTAACAGCGATAGTAATGCTGAAAGTAATGGTATCGATCTTGGAGAAGAAAATATTGCACTTGGGACAGATGACTATGTATCTAACACGGTGAATACATACACAGCAAAATTACTACTTGAAGAAATCGGTTATAATGTCCAAGTAAATCAAACAGATGTAGGTGTGCAATATACCGGCTTATCTGATGGGGCTACGGATGTCATTGTCGGTGCGTGGCTTCCCTATACACACGGAAATTATTGGGATGAGTATGAAGATGATCTAGAAAAAATAGCTACAGTAACGGAAGAAGTAGAACTCGGCTTAGCCGTCCCTGCTTACATGGAGGATATTGATTCTATTGAAGATTTAAGAGATAACAAGAATAATATTGGTGAACAGCTGGAATGGGACATTACTGGTATTAGCCCGGGAGCCGGCCAAATGAACTTAATGGAAAATGAAGTCATCCCTGGATATGACCTTAATGATTGGACATTATTGGAAAGTTCAGGTGCTGCCATGGCCGCATCTTTATCTGATGCTATCGACAAAGAAGAACCGATTGTTGTCACCTTATGGACACCGCATTGGACGTTCAATGAGTTTGATTTGAAAATCTTAGATGATCCAGAAAATGCATTTGGTGATCCCGACGATGTCTTTTCGGTATCAAGAACAGGGTTTGAGGAAGATTCACCGGCAGCTCATCAGCTGATCAGTCAATTCCATATCACTAAAGAAGATACACAAGAGATGATGTTAAGCGTACAAGAAGGAATGGATCCGGAAGATGCTGCGCAACAATTTCTGGATGAAAACCCAGATTTAAAAGAAGAATGGCTAGAAGGTTTCAATTAA
- a CDS encoding ABC transporter permease, with product MKYILSSEWNRLWKRKTTWLAFLSIPVLLFAAASYLNTQNAAISPDVAQYTVAWNFPVLGLSEMLFTAFQGVVLLLISLSVTEEYQSGQLRMVLIRSYSFRKVMTAKYMVIIGTMLLFFVLYFICSHVIGLFLFERPDEYMQFYYSSPVSVAEGISYNMKFYSLAFLTMIVMITVFFLLAIISRTTTTAIGAGVGFLLLSFTYPQILNFFHELINEGTYMRLFFTSIPMIQWEGLTLMLSENKEWLYWNLLILFMYMVPMVSFLYFICRRKNAFI from the coding sequence ATGAAATATATTTTAAGTAGTGAGTGGAACCGGTTATGGAAACGGAAGACAACTTGGCTTGCATTTTTAAGTATCCCAGTTCTTTTATTTGCGGCAGCCAGTTATTTAAACACACAGAATGCAGCGATTAGCCCTGATGTTGCCCAATATACAGTAGCTTGGAATTTTCCAGTGCTTGGTTTATCAGAAATGCTTTTTACTGCTTTTCAAGGAGTGGTTTTGCTGCTTATTAGTTTGTCTGTTACGGAAGAATATCAATCCGGGCAGCTGCGGATGGTTTTGATTCGTTCCTATTCCTTTCGTAAGGTGATGACAGCTAAATATATGGTTATTATAGGAACCATGCTCCTTTTCTTTGTTCTTTATTTTATCTGCAGTCATGTCATCGGATTGTTCCTTTTTGAACGGCCGGATGAATATATGCAATTCTATTATTCCTCTCCTGTCAGTGTTGCAGAGGGAATAAGTTATAATATGAAATTTTACAGTTTAGCTTTTCTGACGATGATTGTCATGATTACCGTGTTTTTCTTATTAGCTATTATTAGCCGGACAACGACAACAGCTATTGGTGCTGGGGTAGGATTTTTATTATTATCCTTTACTTATCCGCAAATTTTGAACTTTTTTCATGAGTTAATAAATGAAGGTACGTATATGCGGCTATTTTTTACATCCATACCCATGATTCAATGGGAAGGATTGACATTAATGCTTTCAGAGAACAAAGAATGGTTATATTGGAATCTTCTTATTCTGTTTATGTATATGGTTCCTATGGTTAGTTTCCTTTATTTTATTTGCAGACGAAAAAATGCTTTTATTTAG
- a CDS encoding ABC transporter permease, with translation MKNILRSETERMFKRKKTWIGIGVYLLLIGFQCLFLSAFGGVAFYSPEEEVTLNALNTAPFLLRELGLFFLFILIPMLVVDSFNGEYTSGAYRMVLLRPVPRGKLFLAKITILSIIVFLLLMITMAAGIIYGQLAFPSVTETTFLDTEMLQPLAVYGYVFLYYLTAFVILVSAMMVGSLISTILPNMILAYIGIIGFLVGSIYISDYMVFFLSMADTIFVLLAGQKQMMFSVILFLILGSYILNIGIWKKRDWIG, from the coding sequence TTGAAAAATATATTACGAAGCGAGACAGAACGGATGTTTAAAAGGAAAAAGACATGGATTGGCATTGGTGTTTATTTGCTGCTGATTGGATTTCAATGTTTATTTCTTTCGGCGTTTGGCGGAGTTGCTTTTTACAGTCCGGAAGAAGAGGTCACATTGAATGCTTTAAATACAGCACCCTTCCTGCTAAGAGAGTTAGGTTTATTCTTCTTATTTATTTTGATTCCCATGCTTGTTGTGGACAGCTTTAATGGAGAATATACATCGGGTGCGTATCGGATGGTGTTATTAAGACCTGTTCCAAGAGGAAAGCTATTCTTGGCGAAAATTACGATATTATCTATCATTGTTTTTCTGCTGTTAATGATTACAATGGCAGCAGGTATTATCTATGGGCAACTGGCATTTCCCAGTGTTACAGAAACTACTTTTTTAGATACGGAAATGCTTCAGCCACTAGCAGTATATGGTTATGTGTTTTTGTATTATCTGACCGCTTTTGTTATTTTGGTTTCAGCAATGATGGTAGGGAGCTTGATTAGTACTATATTGCCGAATATGATTTTAGCTTATATTGGAATCATTGGCTTTCTGGTGGGCAGCATCTATATTTCGGATTATATGGTATTTTTCTTATCCATGGCAGATACGATTTTTGTATTATTGGCAGGGCAGAAACAAATGATGTTTTCAGTCATATTGTTTCTTATTTTGGGAAGCTATATACTGAATATAGGAATTTGGAAAAAGCGTGATTGGATAGGATGA
- a CDS encoding sodium:solute symporter family protein produces the protein MNNLAFSGTSGIIIMLFYGFLMLFIGFITYWRNRGLHQSNKEFYLGGGNLSVFVLFFTFFATQYSGNTVVGYAPTAYRMGFLWMQSITFFILIVVGYLMFAPRLYTLSKKHQFITPSDYIDKRFKSKAVTLLASLLMLYGLGNFLLEQIIAIGHGVSGLTGGTIPYQAAVVFFVTIMIIYGWLGGMRSVAYTDTMQGIALLFGVAILLIGSMVYFGGLPSATEYAATISPEKLGVPDSSGILSWYSMLVLVMIGAAIYPHAIQRIFAAKSEKSLKKSLSWMAWMPFVTSGFVFIIGIIGIQAFPGLSEGDSEQLVGMMANHIAMQHPFFYWAMVLLFGGIVAAIISTADSVLLTFSSVISKDIYGRYINKNASDKKQILVGKLTGVAIVIILLLIAWYPPATLYRIFILKFELLIQIAPAFLLGLYWKQLHRYALFTGMLVGTIIASVMAMTGLQPLGIASGLWGLAVNFILCIGLSFFWKVSENEVTLLKEDIS, from the coding sequence ATGAATAATCTCGCATTTTCAGGAACTTCTGGTATTATTATTATGCTTTTTTATGGTTTTTTGATGCTTTTTATTGGTTTTATTACATATTGGAGAAATAGAGGGCTTCATCAATCAAATAAAGAGTTTTATTTAGGCGGCGGGAACCTTAGCGTTTTCGTGTTATTTTTTACGTTTTTTGCAACGCAATATAGTGGAAATACAGTTGTTGGTTATGCACCAACTGCCTACCGTATGGGTTTTCTTTGGATGCAGTCCATTACGTTCTTTATTTTAATTGTTGTGGGATATTTAATGTTTGCACCAAGACTGTATACATTGAGTAAGAAACATCAATTTATTACGCCATCAGATTATATTGATAAGCGATTTAAATCGAAAGCAGTTACACTGCTGGCCTCTTTGTTGATGCTCTATGGATTAGGAAATTTCTTATTGGAGCAGATTATTGCTATCGGTCATGGGGTTAGTGGATTAACAGGCGGTACGATACCTTACCAGGCTGCTGTAGTATTTTTTGTTACTATTATGATTATCTATGGCTGGCTTGGCGGAATGCGTTCTGTAGCTTATACAGATACCATGCAAGGAATTGCGCTGCTTTTTGGTGTAGCAATATTGCTGATTGGATCGATGGTTTACTTTGGCGGTCTGCCTTCTGCAACAGAATATGCTGCAACCATTTCTCCGGAAAAATTAGGAGTGCCGGATAGCAGTGGAATTCTAAGCTGGTATAGTATGTTGGTCCTGGTTATGATTGGAGCTGCTATTTATCCACATGCTATTCAGCGGATTTTTGCTGCGAAGAGTGAAAAATCATTAAAGAAATCATTATCATGGATGGCGTGGATGCCTTTTGTTACTTCTGGATTTGTTTTTATCATTGGCATTATCGGTATTCAGGCTTTCCCCGGTTTGAGCGAGGGAGATTCGGAACAATTAGTGGGAATGATGGCTAACCATATCGCGATGCAGCACCCGTTCTTTTATTGGGCGATGGTTCTTTTATTTGGTGGAATTGTTGCAGCTATTATTTCAACTGCGGATTCGGTATTGCTTACATTTTCATCTGTTATTTCGAAGGATATTTATGGACGCTATATCAATAAAAATGCCAGCGATAAAAAGCAAATATTAGTCGGTAAATTAACGGGTGTTGCGATTGTTATTATTTTGCTTTTGATTGCCTGGTACCCGCCGGCAACGTTATACCGAATATTTATTTTAAAATTTGAATTGTTGATTCAAATTGCCCCGGCATTTCTCTTAGGGCTTTACTGGAAACAGCTTCATCGTTATGCATTATTTACGGGTATGCTAGTTGGTACGATTATTGCATCCGTCATGGCAATGACCGGTTTACAGCCATTAGGTATCGCAAGTGGATTATGGGGCTTGGCTGTTAACTTTATTTTATGTATTGGTTTAAGTTTTTTCTGGAAGGTATCGGAAAATGAAGTAACGTTGTTGAAGGAAGATATATCTTAA
- a CDS encoding DUF4064 domain-containing protein, giving the protein MRSGEVNHNVSIILIIISILSYGLLAMNSYSVLGDLEPGGDSREYLEETLQEAGDELAGVTMEEQIEIFGNIVSFVAIVAIIYAILGIAAAIFLAKRKKVRLIGILLIVFGGISVILTLVLGLIGIVASLGYLIAGVVALRKQKKTQNVIT; this is encoded by the coding sequence TTGCGATCTGGAGAAGTAAATCATAATGTCAGTATTATACTTATTATTATTTCTATTTTATCATACGGTCTATTGGCTATGAATTCCTATAGTGTACTTGGCGATTTAGAACCTGGCGGAGATTCTCGAGAATATCTGGAAGAAACGTTGCAAGAGGCCGGGGATGAACTTGCGGGAGTAACGATGGAAGAACAAATAGAAATATTTGGAAATATTGTTTCCTTTGTAGCAATCGTTGCGATTATTTATGCCATTTTAGGGATTGCAGCAGCAATATTTTTAGCGAAACGAAAAAAAGTCCGGCTTATTGGGATTTTGCTGATTGTTTTCGGAGGAATAAGTGTCATTTTAACACTGGTCCTTGGACTTATTGGAATCGTCGCCAGTCTGGGTTACCTTATTGCTGGTGTGGTTGCACTGAGGAAACAGAAAAAAACACAGAATGTCATAACGTAA